In Methanosarcina barkeri MS, a single window of DNA contains:
- a CDS encoding pyridoxal phosphate-dependent decarboxylase family protein, with amino-acid sequence MKTSSSNRHQEFARLMTKYLEKQDVNQRFHLEGPGTNSLAAWFLGPKAENQTLFSDLILKGIDANCKDRIGYFPNDPPYVTPERKDEEYYQSVDKLETEYQKLLDNLKGSVPFSSYRYQAHMNWDLTIPGMLGYFAAMLYNQNNVALEASPVTSQLEALVGDDLCKMLGFSIPQNVNSGIISSQKSSVEIRPWGHITCDGSVANLEAMWAARNLKYYPLSVVAALRNEKILEPAKNMTVPLNDGSRAQLIKLDTWILLNLNIDVILNLTTRMENEYGISSQDITNALDPYLLQSMGFASFSREFVSGFLEPVVMGCSTKHYSWPKNAAVLGIGKDNFINISIDMNARMDVKHLRTELDRCLERRQPVIMVVVVLGSTEESAVDPLSEVLSTREEYRKAGLEFVVHVDAAWGGYFASLLRKPENNIARKTNNNNLQDTPVLQLSEYVTEQYKALPAADSITIDPHKAGYIPYPAGGLCYRNSCMRNLVAFLAPEVYHSDSLDASMGIYGIEGSKPGAAAAGVYLSHRIIRPDQSGYGQILGKALFNSKRFYAAIVTMAEPDDPFIVVPVQQIPAEKQGKSQKEIEQQLEYIRENIANKENDDLVNDPEAMSLLKELGSDQIIITYAFNFKNKDGKLNTDPVLVNNFNKAIFKKLSLSADPDQTQKTPLIITTSEFDPEAYGENFVRNFMARLGVNHDSLLTMNFISSTTMSPWLTATRDGNFIPTLIKDFREAILTTVSDFTEQ; translated from the coding sequence ATGAAAACCTCGTCCTCAAATAGACATCAGGAATTTGCCAGACTCATGACTAAATATCTTGAAAAACAGGATGTGAATCAACGCTTTCATCTAGAAGGTCCCGGCACCAATTCGTTAGCTGCCTGGTTCCTGGGGCCAAAAGCTGAAAACCAGACTTTGTTTTCGGACCTCATATTAAAAGGAATTGATGCTAACTGCAAAGATAGAATTGGGTATTTTCCAAACGATCCTCCTTATGTTACGCCTGAAAGAAAAGACGAAGAATATTATCAAAGCGTAGACAAGCTAGAAACTGAGTACCAAAAACTTCTGGACAACCTGAAAGGCTCTGTTCCTTTTTCCAGTTATCGTTATCAAGCTCACATGAATTGGGACTTAACCATTCCGGGAATGCTGGGGTACTTTGCAGCCATGCTCTATAATCAGAACAATGTTGCACTGGAGGCTTCTCCGGTAACATCTCAACTTGAAGCGTTGGTAGGAGATGACCTCTGCAAAATGCTGGGGTTCTCGATACCTCAAAATGTAAACTCCGGTATCATATCTTCTCAAAAATCTTCTGTAGAAATAAGACCATGGGGTCATATTACCTGTGATGGCTCGGTCGCTAATCTGGAAGCAATGTGGGCCGCACGAAATCTAAAATACTATCCTCTTTCAGTAGTTGCAGCTCTAAGAAACGAAAAAATTCTTGAGCCGGCGAAAAATATGACCGTTCCTTTAAACGATGGTAGCAGGGCTCAATTAATTAAATTGGATACATGGATACTTCTTAACCTCAATATTGATGTTATACTTAACCTGACCACGCGAATGGAAAATGAGTACGGGATCTCTTCTCAGGATATTACCAATGCTCTGGATCCGTACCTGCTTCAAAGTATGGGTTTTGCTTCCTTCAGCAGAGAATTTGTAAGCGGTTTTCTCGAGCCTGTCGTAATGGGCTGTTCTACAAAACACTATTCCTGGCCTAAGAATGCAGCTGTTCTGGGTATCGGAAAAGACAACTTTATAAATATTAGCATAGATATGAATGCCAGGATGGATGTCAAACACCTGCGTACAGAGCTGGACAGGTGTTTAGAAAGAAGGCAGCCGGTAATTATGGTTGTGGTGGTTCTGGGTTCCACAGAAGAAAGTGCAGTCGATCCTCTATCCGAAGTGCTTTCGACACGCGAAGAGTATAGGAAGGCCGGACTGGAATTTGTAGTACACGTTGATGCCGCCTGGGGTGGATATTTTGCCAGCCTTCTTAGAAAGCCGGAGAATAACATTGCCAGAAAAACTAACAATAACAATCTACAGGATACCCCTGTATTGCAGCTAAGCGAATACGTTACAGAACAATACAAAGCTCTACCTGCTGCAGACTCAATAACAATAGATCCCCATAAAGCTGGTTATATTCCTTATCCAGCCGGAGGGCTCTGCTATCGCAATTCGTGTATGCGAAACCTGGTGGCTTTTCTGGCACCGGAAGTATATCATAGCGACAGTCTTGATGCAAGTATGGGAATATATGGAATTGAAGGCTCAAAACCTGGGGCAGCAGCGGCTGGAGTGTATCTAAGTCATCGTATTATTCGCCCTGATCAAAGCGGTTATGGGCAAATCCTCGGAAAAGCGCTTTTTAACAGCAAGAGGTTTTATGCAGCAATTGTTACTATGGCAGAACCGGATGACCCATTTATTGTTGTTCCGGTACAACAGATACCAGCTGAAAAACAAGGTAAAAGCCAAAAGGAAATTGAACAACAGCTAGAATACATTCGGGAAAACATTGCCAACAAAGAAAATGATGATCTGGTTAATGATCCTGAAGCTATGTCCTTGTTAAAGGAATTGGGCTCTGACCAAATCATAATTACCTATGCCTTTAATTTCAAAAACAAGGATGGAAAACTCAATACAGACCCTGTTTTGGTTAACAACTTCAATAAAGCGATTTTTAAGAAACTAAGTCTTTCCGCGGATCCGGATCAGACACAAAAGACTCCTTTGATTATCACAACTTCCGAATTTGATCCGGAGGCCTATGGAGAGAATTTTGTGAGAAACTTCATGGCACGCCTGGGTGTGAATCATGACAGTCTGCTCACGATGAACTTCATTTCTTCTACAACCATGAGTCCCTGGCTTACAGCAACAAGGGATGGGAACTTTATCCCGACGCTAATTAAGGATTTTAGAGAAGCTATTCTTACGACAGTTAGCGATTTCACTGAACAATAA
- the thiC gene encoding phosphomethylpyrimidine synthase, which translates to MTLMEDAKKGIVTPSIEAVAKAEGIDAETVRSCVVKGLIAIPVNNRRETLPIGIGKYMSTKINANVGTSRDYIDIDAEVEKAKAAETFGAHAVMDLSTGGNLDEIRTRILKSVNIPVGTVPIYQAAASRKVVVEMTSDDMFNAVRKHAKQGVDFVTVHAGVNLNSLERLRQSDRIMNVVSRGGSFTLAWMLHNGEDNPFYAEFDYLLEIAKEYDMTLSLGDGMRPGCIADASDRPKFMEFITLGELVKRARAANVQTFVEGPGHVPLNEIELSVRGMKELCNGAPLYLLGPLVTDIAPGFDHITGAIGGAVAGMYGTDFLCMVTPSEHLALPALEDIKEGLLVTKVAAHTIDLIKEGPRERAWEKDLAMAYARRDLDWEKQFELAIDGNRARKIRDARKTESDTCSMCGDLCALKIVKEAFENKKTEE; encoded by the coding sequence ATGACACTAATGGAAGATGCAAAGAAGGGAATCGTCACCCCCTCTATAGAAGCCGTGGCAAAAGCTGAAGGAATAGACGCTGAGACTGTCCGCTCCTGCGTGGTAAAAGGGCTAATCGCTATCCCCGTAAATAACAGGCGAGAGACCCTTCCTATAGGTATTGGCAAGTACATGAGCACAAAGATCAATGCCAATGTAGGAACATCGAGAGATTATATAGACATTGATGCCGAAGTTGAAAAAGCAAAGGCAGCCGAAACTTTCGGTGCTCATGCCGTAATGGATCTTTCTACAGGCGGAAATCTTGATGAAATTCGCACTCGAATCCTGAAATCCGTTAACATTCCAGTCGGGACGGTTCCAATCTACCAGGCTGCAGCTTCCAGGAAAGTTGTTGTGGAAATGACTTCGGATGATATGTTCAACGCCGTCCGGAAACATGCCAAACAGGGAGTCGACTTTGTGACCGTGCACGCCGGGGTTAACTTAAACTCACTTGAGCGGCTGCGCCAGAGCGACAGGATCATGAATGTCGTGAGCCGTGGAGGCTCTTTTACCCTTGCCTGGATGCTGCATAACGGAGAAGACAATCCTTTCTATGCCGAATTTGATTATCTACTTGAAATCGCAAAAGAATATGATATGACTCTGAGCCTTGGAGACGGCATGCGTCCCGGCTGCATTGCCGATGCCTCTGACCGCCCGAAGTTCATGGAATTTATCACGCTTGGTGAACTCGTAAAGCGGGCAAGGGCTGCCAATGTCCAGACTTTTGTAGAAGGTCCCGGCCATGTGCCTTTGAACGAAATCGAACTCAGCGTTAGGGGCATGAAAGAGCTCTGTAATGGTGCTCCTCTCTATCTTCTGGGCCCGCTTGTGACTGATATTGCTCCCGGCTTTGACCACATTACAGGTGCAATAGGAGGCGCAGTTGCAGGGATGTACGGTACGGATTTCCTCTGCATGGTAACTCCCTCGGAACACCTTGCTCTTCCAGCCCTTGAGGATATAAAAGAAGGTCTGCTCGTAACAAAGGTTGCAGCCCACACTATTGACCTTATAAAAGAAGGCCCGAGAGAACGCGCCTGGGAAAAGGATCTTGCTATGGCATATGCCCGCAGGGACCTTGACTGGGAAAAACAGTTCGAACTGGCAATCGATGGCAACAGGGCCCGCAAAATCCGGGATGCCCGAAAAACTGAAAGCGATACCTGTTCGATGTGCGGGGATCTCTGTGCTTTGAAAATCGTAAAGGAGGCTTTTGAGAATAAGAAAACGGAAGAATGA